The Phoenix dactylifera cultivar Barhee BC4 chromosome 12, palm_55x_up_171113_PBpolish2nd_filt_p, whole genome shotgun sequence genome includes the window TGTAAAAGCAAGCTAGGCTTTGAGGACTTAAAACGCACAGATCCTTCAGATTGCATCTGATACCCATATTTATTAGGTACTTCTAGGATGCATGTTAGATACTTATTTTaactttcatatttttgaaaattttaaaaaggcTTCGGCGGAACCGGTACTGAGCACCGTATCGGTTCCCTACTGGCACGAGACGGTACGGGCTGTGCTGGGCCTATACTGACGGAGTAGACGGCAtgcagagagaaaaagaaagagagaagggggagagagggagggaggctggAGGAGAGTTGCGGACgccggcggaggccgaggccgtggttgccgacttcacttaaaaatctgaaattttttaaggCTGCGGTCGGACccttgtttcgttcgaaacaagaAAAGCGGCCGCGACCTCGCTTCCTGCGGCCTCCGCCGCCCTCCGCCGGCCTCTGCTGGCGTCctaccctcttcctctccctctcttccccgcttgctctctctttccttctccttctccagctCTAGCTCCGGCAACGGATTTCGTTTCTGTTGCCGGATCCATACCGGTGAACTACTAGTACGGCTCGGGACGGCTGGGACCGACCGGTTTGGGACGGTTTCGCCGACCCTGCTACAGATACTTTTCCGATATGCTTGAGTTCAGTACCTCTAGGGATGAGGGGGAGGACAATATTTTCTTACATCTTTTTTATGAATGTTCATCTTTTATTGACGAAGGGTCAATTTTGGAGTTTGTGATGGTGATATTACTGCATGGAGTATGGATTATGGTTCACTAATTTGAGTGACGACTAAATGATGGAGTTTTTGAATGTTAATGCTATTATATAAAGTATGGACTATGTTATCTAGTTAACCTACTAGGCTTTATAGATGCTTTTTAActtatatacaaaaaaaaaatgtacttATTTATTGTTGTGTGATCATATTCTACCCATATTGTATCCTCCCTTTTCAATATTTGCCGTATTTGTACATTCATATCATGTAATATCCCCTTCCCCTATCCATACCCGGTCCTCCCTGGACAAGGACACTATTTTGCTCGACGAACTTTAGGTGATTcaacctacaaagagaaaaaatCAGTTAGCTGAAAAAATTTTGCCCCTTGACATTTCCTGTTGCTTTCCTCTGCCTAGTTCAACATTGTAATGGATCCTgcacattcaagttattctgaATATTTTAGTTTTTCTTCCTTGTAAGAATTGTGAGGTTCCATTActggctctgctcaccatatgaTAGATAATAATGATGAGATCGCAAACCTTTGAATTGAGAGAGTGGAGTTCTTTTTTGGTCTATTTCAACTGCTCCTATCGTAGTTACAAGTATTACATTTAGATACAGACAACACATAAGAAGCAATATAAGTAGCATCCTGATGCTCTAAGTTAGGTATGCTTGGGTTCTGCTTTTCATTGTGAAAGGATGTTTCTGCTTTGGCATCTTCATGATAGAGATGGATCATTCAGGCATAATATCAAGATGGAATCTAATCCCTATTTTGTGTTGAATTTTCCGCTTTGTACGATAAGAACTTATTATGTCCTTTGCTTTTAGAAAGTCATTATATTACTCAATTTAAGAGTTGATCATATGTCTATCTGCATTTTTTTCTATTGTTTCCAAAACATAAAGCTGACATGCAATTTGGTCCTCCCTCTGTGGCTACATgatgaaaattttataatttgctCACAGTTATTTTGCATTATTTAGTCACTAATCGAGGTGGTTTTGTTGCTTTTTCGGCCACAGGTTTGCTGCAGAGATATTTCATAACTTGCATGAAGAAGTGATGACCACTGCTGCTAGAGGGCATGGACTGATGCTTCGTGTCCAGCAGCTTGAGGCAGAGTTTCCATCAATTGAGAAGGCCTTTTTCTCTCAGACTAATAATTCAAGTTTTGCTTGCAATGATGGTTAGTGCGTGTTTTAAAATTCTTCAAGAATGCTAATCTGTTGTTGTATTTTTAAAGTCACAAACAAGGTTTAAAAACTTGGATCTGTTTGCAATTCGGTTAAGGTGATACAGATTCGGTTTCAGTAGTTTTAGGAATTAACCACTCAAGTTGTTGAAAAAGAAACTTAGCTATGAAGGATTACTGTTTTGTATCTTCTCTCGTAACTGATTATCCTGAAACATTAAAGAAGATCCCTTGAAAGACTCTAAGATTTTGGTTCATATATATTCTTATGATTGTTGTTAATGTCATCATTTTGTAGGTATTGACTGGCACTCTAATATTGAAATGGATCAGAATCTAATCACACGAGGAGATATGCCTCGTTTTATCATGGACTCTTATGAAGAATGTCGTGGTCCACCTCGATTATTTACACTGGACAAGTATGATCTCGACACTATCATCTTATCTACTTTTGTGATATTTACAAATTTTGTCTGTTGACTTGTCCTTGGTCCTTTAGGTTTGATGTTGCTGGTGCTGGGGCATGTTTAAAAAGATATTCTGATCCctctttctttaagatggagTTGCCCTCCTCTAGAATGCTGGAAATAGAGCttccaagagaaaagaaagctCGTAAGACCAAGGTAACATATTAGAAAATAGATAATGACATATTTGGCATGTTAGGCTTGTGACACAGCTTGTCTGGAGTTCTGTGAGAAATCTTTTGCTATATTTTCTAGTGTTGGCTTCTTCCTCGAGTTAATGCATTCCACTTTAGTTGACTTTCTTAATAATGTAATCACCAAACTTTGGTTCAGATGGTATGACCCTTGCTGCTTTAGGCAAGGGGCAAGGGACAGTGTTCGGTTCGGCAGCATGTTGGCCCTCACTTCGACCCCTAATTATACTAATCCCTGGTCTTGTGAGTAGTGGCTTGGTCTGCCTGGGCTCCAGTTTGGGCGGGAAAAAAAACTTTGTTTATAATGTAGACAATGGGCCTCCATAAACCTTAAATAAAGAGTccattcatctttttttttttgcctccttttattttctttcttctatgaACCCCCTCTCTTTCAGGACCCTAGATGAGATTAGGAATAAGGTGATGTGACATCCGTAGTTTGGATTCTCTTCACAATGGTAGAAGATTGATGTTACCTTTGACTTTAAGAACACAGTGGATATGATGGTGTAATCTATTGGGGAAATATCGACTTaggtcatgcatgaaagttCAAAATAAATTTAGACATCTTCAGTGTCAGTTTTTGATGTGCGGGCAATTTGATCCACTCaagttcttgattttttttgaggatttcatgtttgTGACATTACTTTCAAGGATGAAGGGGAATTTCTGACATATGTATCATGGATCTTGGTGCTCTCTTTGCCTTGGAGGCAAAGAAATCATGTTCCAAACATCATTTAGTCGTGCTTTTGTTTTTGAGATGTGGCAGCTTGGGCATGAGCGCTTTTAGTCTTCTACTCAAATTGTTGTATTTATTATATGTTCTGTTTACCCGTTTCCCAAGGTGGACAGCTTCTTTGACccatttttattgattgctTTTATGTGCCCACTTTAGAAGCTGAAGGTGCGTGCTGATTATTGAAGGAAAATGTTCCTTAGTCTCAATGATTTTCTCTGTAGCAAACTTTTGGCAGTTAAGAGCACAACCAGCTAGAAAATTGTCCTGCGATAATCTTCTATGACAATTGGGCAGAATGCTATATAGTGATGTCAGCATAAGTTGATAATTGAAACTTCTGACACTATATtacgggattttttttttttttggagtgatgaaaagaaaaatttattaaCTAAATTACTAGAATTTACTAGAGTTTAACAACTAGAAGTAGCTCATGTTAATTAGGTTGATTTCATGGGCAACCTGAGGTTGATCTCATCGGAAGTTCTCTTATTTTTTCCTtcctgccccccccccccccccccccccccccccccccccccatcatTTTATGAGGTCCTACTGGGTTAGCTAGTTCTAGTGACTGCCTAATTATGGGTCATGGGGAACTTATGTTGTCTGGTTAGATAGATCCATTTCAAAACTAACTGCAAAAAGTAGCAGATTGTGAAGAGTGTAATGATAGTAAGATTGAATAAGTGTTTCTCTGCAAAGTTTGGAATCTGCCTTGGCCTTCAAAGAACAAGATCATTGTTTGGAGTCCCACATGCAATCTGGTGGGAAGTGTGGCAAGAGGGCTTTGTCCTATTTTATTTATCAGTGtttaaaataatatcatcaatttGACCATCTCTTAGCCTGCCATTCTGCATATCACTCATTTGTCAAGCCAGTTTTCTTCTCCAGTTCAACCTCTAGCTTTTTTGTGTGCCTTTTGGTACCTTTATAAGACCATCACTTGTTCCTGATTCTCTTCTGTCTCTTTGCTTAAGGCCAGATACTATACTGATCTTGGGAACCAATTATTCTACCAATCAGCAGTCTACAATTGTCTTTTGTGTCTTCTTTTTTTGACCCTCGCATAACCTAGAATATCAAGAAGAAATATATTCTTTCCAACTCAAGCAACAACCTATCTGTATGTCTTTCATAATGTTTTGGAGGTTGTTTGGCTTTGTAGCCTTCTCCCCTATCAAAGAGTTGCCTTTGGTGCTCTTTTTGTGCTATACTATAATCACCATTAATGTGTATCAATAGTAACACCAGTAACCCAACCTTTCATGAGCTGACAAAATGTGCATTTGTTGTTGGGATGAACTGCAGATGGTAGAGTGTAAAGGGAGGGAATCAATACCCTTTGTCTCCACATTTACAAAAATTCATGTTTGAGGAATGCATTGAGATTTTGATTATCACTTTGATTATTAGTTTCATCCCAATTTGTATCGCTCCCTTAGTCTTGTCTATTTAGCACATTGTGGACTTAGAAAGAAGACTGAATCCATCATATTCTTTCACTATTTATGAGGACGAGCTGTTGTTCTATAATTTGCCATTATCAAAACGAGGTGTATATGTGTGGAAAGTGAGAGGGAAGAGCAAAACGATGGTATGTATTTTGTGCTTGGTGGTATTTTAATGTAACCATGACTGTGTGCAGGGTTATAGCTAATTGTCAATGCATATCTATCAATGTACTTGCAATTTGTAAACCTTCcatccaaggttcgccgtaccggtactgaaccccgtaccggtgccgtaCTAGTAtaggcataccgagtgtcggtacgggtacggtatgcccggtacccatcggtacgggtacggtatGCCCGGTACCCATCGGTATAGATatggtacgctcggtaccgaccggtaccgattggtacagcataccatgcttCCATCACTAACTCCACAAGTTAGTGGTCTGATTATTAACTAGTTGCTTTGGTATAAAAGTTGCACACTCCCAAGGGCTTTGAAACTTGAAAGATACCAGAATATAGCAAATGTGTTGTTCAGTGGTCATAATGTCTCTGAGAATCTTTAGCTTGGGTGTTTGGTGGAAGGAAGAAACTTTTTGAACGTACAGTATTGGAATCTATTATAGTCGCTGTAAGGTAACTAACGGGATATGATAGAGATTCCTATAGACTGTACCATGCCCTTTTGAGTTCACTTTATTACAGAGATACTGCATATAACTTTGCTAAGAGTCTGttgattactattattattttgtGGGAAATTATGATGGTTGAAGATACCATTCTTTAAAATTACATGTGCTAGTCTAATCTCCATTATAAcatgatttatttttataatttgtatTTTCTGAGAAATTTTTTCATGTCAACGAGATGTAATAGGAGCTATTCTATCTCCTTCCTGTCATCATGTCGTCTCTTTCCTatgttgttttttgtttttcttcactATTTTCTACTTTTTATAAGATACCCATGGCAACAGCTTAGTTTAAATTATCACTTTCTTAAATTTGAATGGAACCTtctttatcatttctctttcagaAAGGATCATGCTGGAAGAATGGTCAAACACTTGAGTCCTTATTAGCACCCCATGCCAACTCCGAGTAAGCACGTTTTTGATTTCAACTACAAGCTGATCATATTATCATACATGATGTCAATTTATTGGCTTAACTTTATGATTGGTGCATACAGTTTGCAGGCCATATCTTCTGACCAAGTTTCTGAGAAAACTTTGAGGCGCGTGAGATTGAAATCTAGGCACTTCAATGGTATGGAGAGAAGCAATGAAAGAAGATTAATGGAGCATCTACTTGAAATACATTCATCTGAGCAGAACATTTTGTTTGGAAATTCTGTAAGCTACTCCCACGTAAAGGTAAATTCAATTGATTCAAATGAATCAGCTCCTGAAATACATGAAATTGTAGTTGATGCTTCAGCTGATCTCCCATTAGTTGGAGGCCTAAATCCAATTCAGTCTCCTATTAAAAAGGAAGTGGCAGGGTTGTCTTCATATGAATTGGAGACTCAGAAgataaagaataaagaattgtcAGAGGCACTGCATGACTCATTTGGTGAACTAAGAAAGACTGACGCAGACTATCTTGttgtggaagaaaaagaaatgtcCACTGAGTCTGGATATAAATCAGAAAGTAGTGTTGATGGCGATGTATCTGGTGAACCTGGAAAAAGCTCTCCAGCACTGCAGGTGGTCAATCAGAACAAATTGTTGGGTGATGCTGAAGGCATATCAGAAGGCTGTGCTGATGGCTATAGGTCCGACGACGTTAGTAGTGAGCTGGATAATTTCGTGGATGCGTTGAATACAATAGAATCAGACATAGAAACAGATACTGAAAGCGGAGGTAAAGCTGATCCAGGTGTCTTCAACATGGAATCTCATCGAAAGGATTCTCACACTAACAAGGCACAACAGGTGCTGCCAGCTCAATTTTCAGAACCAGATTCTGTTGATAACTCTACCAAATCATTGAGCTCAGATAATGTGTTTAAGAATGAAATTACAAGTACTTCCGACTCAGATTCAACTAGTTCGACTGTTGCACAGCCAACTCAACGGAATATGGTTTCTTTTGATTTGCCTGCCAATTCAGAAATTCGCCTTGGTAAAACCTATGAAAAGACTACCGAAACAGATTTTGAAGACACAGCAAAATCTGATCATGGTGTCTTCAATGTGGAATCTCATGGAAAGGATTCTGACAGTAACGAGGCGCAACAGGAGTTTCAAGCTCATTTTCCAGCACCAGATTTTGTTGATAACTCCACTAAATCATTGAGCTTGAACAATATATTTAAGAATGAAATGGCATGTGTTTCTGACTCAGATATTGCAAATAGTTCAATTGTTGCACAGCCAATCCAAAGGAACATGGTTTCCATTGATTTGCTTGCTAATTCAGAAATTTTCCCTGGTAAAAACCATGATAGAACTACTGAAGATCTCTGGCAAAATAACGAGGCTATGGAACTTAATTCTTTAAATCATTTTGCATCTAGTTCTTGTGTTATAGGTTCAACTTCTATTCTTTTTAGCATTCATCCTCAAGCGAGTGCTCATGAATCCCAATCCATTACCGGAGACCAGAATGACTTACTTTCCAGTAATGAAGCACCAGATGCTAATGAAGCCACCGAATATCTGGATGGTAATCTATGATTCATCTTCAGATAGAAAATGTTATGATGAAAAGTCTGTGAACAAATATAAAGACTCATTTATGGGAGACCAACATCATGTGCTGGTGTTGGCCGCCTGTCAGTGTGGTCTTTTTTCCCATAAAAAGAACAGTCTTGATATTTGGTGTTAACATAGCATTGCTCTTTTCAGAATAGCTCAATACTTTGACATTTCTTCTGATGCTTTACTCTGTGTGATATGGCAGGTTTGCCTCTTGAGAGTGATCATCTTGCAGAGCATGTTGAAGAGCTGATCTCAGAAGATATAGCAGAAACATTTGACATGCCTGATCACCTTTCTCAAATAGAATACAGAAGTATGTCCAGAGAAGCTCCTTCAGGTTATATTGAAGACTTATTGCTTCTATTACCTGCATCTGTAGTAGGAGAGTCACAAGAATCAGTGGAACCTGATAGTAGGGCTTGTTCAGGTGTGGGCATATCACCAATCATCTCTGCTTTATCTCCTGCTATCAACTATAATGCTTCACATCTTGATGGCTTGGCTACAAAACTCGAAAATGGTGTGCAACCTGAAGATATACATGCAGACATATCATCTGGCTTTGTGGAAGACAGTCATGACATAGCTGAAGAGTTTGATGGTAAGTTTCTTGCAGAGAAGAGACCTCTGAACTTCCTTCTCAAGCAAATGATGACATGGTGTTTGAAGATTTTTTAAACAGACACAACTCATTTCTGAAGTTTTTCagcatttatttaatatgaCAGGTTCATGCCCTGGGACTAAAGATGAAGATGTTCCTGAAAATATACATCCTTCAGACTATCCTGTAGAGCTAAATTCAGAAGATACGACAATCACACTTGACATGACCAATCATCATTCCCAAGCACGAGATGAGTGTACTCTTGGGAAGGTTCCTACAAGATTTGGAGGAGACTCAGCACTTCCTTCAAATGGGTGCATAGGAGAGCCACATGAATCCATGAAACAAGATATAGATGCTTATTTAGGTAGGAGCACATCACCTACCATCCCTGGTTTGTCCCCTGATATCAGCTTTACCATTCAGCTTGAAGGCTCTGCTGCAGAAATGGAAAAACTAGTTGCACCTAGTGAACATTTACCATGCTCGAGTTCAAGCCTTGAAAATGTTGAAGAAATGGCTAAGGGTAATATTTCAATGCCCAACACACTGTCCCCTCAGTTGGAGTACTTCTCTGATGCTGAGGAGCCTCAAGAGTTCCCTCATGTGGTCTCAGCAGGGTTTACCCATTTGTATTCTGTAGAAGAAACCTGTCCTAGTGATGTGCAGCTTCAGTGTAAAGTTCCCAACCATGAGCTGATTGAATGTCCGATAACTGTTGATAATAATTTGAAATTGCTAGATGAGCCCACAGAATGTCTCTCTCAGGAGAATACACTGCAGGCAGGAGGACCTACACAGTCTAATGACCTCACAGCTGAGAATTCAATTTTTAATGCTAACAGTGGTAATGCACATCCTTCTTCAACCTATTCTCCAGAAACATCAGGCCTTCTAGTACAGCCACAAGAAAATAGTATTCCTGATGATGAATTTCTATACCAGCACCTAGTGGAGAACCAAAAGACAATTAGTCCAAAGGACACAACAGCATTGGATTCTCAAAGCACTCAGCACTTGACTCTTCCTTCAAGCGACGAAGATCAACTTGTATCTGCTCCTACTGCTTCTGATCCTGAGTTATCCATTTTAGATTCATCTAATACATCTGCTTGTAGATTACTCAGTGATGTTTGTCAGACAAAGCTATCTGGAGGTGTCCAAGAAGATCTGCATTCCGATAACAACGAAGTAAATTCAGTATATTCCTTAGAAAGCAAACAAGATTTTGGTTTAAAAGCTTTGCCTCATGATGGCTGTGAAAGTGTAGAAGAGAAGCCGCCAACTATTCATTTCCTTTCAGAACCAACAATTCCGCTTGAAGAAGCAGCCTCCAAGTCACAGGTCATCAGCGAACTGAATGTGCTCCCTGTACATCAAGAGGGTGAGCATCTTGATCCAGGCATTCCAACTAGTTCTATTGACCTTAATGATGAACCATCAGAACAAGGGCTGCAACATAGGTGCCGTGACTCTGCTAGCGATGGAGATGTTGGTGAGTTGGATATACCACCATTGAACGAAGCCATATCTGGGCAAGTTGAACTAGAAACTTTTGTTTCTTCTGCATGCAGTTTTGAAGGTATCTCAAGTTCTTTGGCTTCTAATATTTCAGCTGTTACATTATCACCTTTTACAAGCTTCGATGTTGCCATTTTGGAAACTTCTTCTCAATTGCCCTTCGAGCCACGGTTTGATGAACCAGTCTCCAGCTTTCCTTTACAAGGTGTCGAAGAACCACCTCCGCTTCCCCCACTCCCCCCACTCGAGTGGAGGAGGGGAAAGCTTCAACTGTGTTCTCTATCATCAGGTGGAAATTTATTTCAACCTCTGAGTGGAACAAATTCATTAATGGCACCATCACCTGCTGATTGGAAGCATGGACATGGTTTATTAGAAGACGAAGGTGAAATGGTTAAGCCGGCAAATCCATTTGTTACTATGCCGGTGTTGGAAGCCAAGAGTTCTCAGCATGGTTTGTTCAAATCAGATGGAGAAAAGATGCATCCCTCTAGGTTGTCTGAACTGCCACCTATTGCTGGTAATGAGAGATATCAACATGATGCCTCATTTTTGGAGGGGAAAATTGTGCATCCTTCCAACGCTTCTGTAATAATTCCAGTCGGAGAAGATGAGAAGCATCTGTCCAGTCATAATGCAGCTGGGGAAGTGATGTTGCAGCCATCAAACCCATTTGCATCATTATCAGTATTAGAAGATGACATCTCTCAGCATCCCACACTATTGCAGGGAGAAACACTTCAGCCTTCAGAGGATACTAGTTCTCAACTTGATCAGTTGTTAACAAGTTTAGAGTTGGAGGGATCTCAAGAGTCCCAACATGGTCACTTAAgtttagagagagagacagtGCAGCCTCCGAACCTATTCTTGGTTGGATCAGATATAGAAGATGAGAAGCCTCAGTATGGCTATGGAATTTGTGGAGGTGAAAATATGCAGCTGCAATCATCAGTGCGAGCACCAACAACAGCACCTGAGTTGCCTAAGCTTGGTTGTGAAACTTCAagggaagaaaatcaatcttctCAATTTGATGTTTTACCTACACCAGATGATGAGAACTTAAATGTGAAACCACGTTCCATTTGTAGCCGGCCGAGAGATCCTCTAATTGAGGCTGTTGCTGCTCATGATAGAAGCACGGTAATAATTGTTTACTGCAACAGGATTATATTTCTAGAAACCCATACCGGATACGAATTGCATAAGAtttgcacccccccccccccccccccccccccccccccttttctcTTTTTATCTTATTGTGTTTCAATGATTTTGCAGATGAGAAAGGTATCAGAGATGGTTCTACCTTCCAATAAGCCAAAGGCGGATGAAAGGGATTCATTACTAGAGCAGATAAGAAACAAGGTATGTTGCACTCAATTGGATTTCCATTTCCTTTCGCTTTTTTCAAGACCCACATCTAGTTCTCACTTCAAGATTACTTGTTCTTTATCAGTCCTTTAACCTGAAACCAGCAGGCGTCACAAAATCAAACATCAAGGGTCCTCCAACAACTCTAAAGGTTGCTGCTATCATAGAGAAAGCAAATGCAATCCGCCAAGTTGGTCCTTAACCAATAAACTAGAAattaaatctctctctctctctctctctctctctctctctctctctctaaccatCTTAGAAGCATATTCTTGGTATAGGCATTTGTGGGAAGTGATGAAGACAATGATGAAGATAGTTGGACTGATTCTTAGGCACTGACCATTTCTTGAAACTATTGGAGTACAGTTCGAGTGATTCCTAAGCACCGATCACTTCTTGAACTTTTGGAGCTCTCCATAACTGAAATATGCCAATCACGCGGGTCTTCCCTGAGCAATACAGTTGTTGAACAGACGGACATGAGGTGCATCAGTGACAGCAGGGCATTAACCAAAGAATCACTACAAAAGGGAGTCTTTTTGTTCGTGTGTATATATTGTCATGTATATAATATTCTCTTCGATCCTTTCTTCTGTGTCAAAATGTATTCTTTAGCTTGTATTCACTGGCAAAGGCTCTAGAGTGAGGTAAAACAGACCTTGCCCTTGTTGCTCAATGTAATTGTAGGTGATAAAATTTTCGGTGTGTAGATTTTGAAGAGGCGTAGATCTTTGGAGTGCATAGAGTGCATAGAGCTCCGAGTCTAATATTTCCTGGCTCTGTGCAGGTCTTATTGCTCCTGTCGGTGCAGACTTGGTGCTGTATTTGTGACCAAAGGTTGCAGAAAATTAATGTACGCTGCAGAATTCATATCTAGTTCCTCTTTCAGCTTTTGCTCTGGAGCTTAAGCATTGGGAGCGGTAGGTGCTTTGTGAGCATTGGGAGGTTAagcatttgtttcacatatCTGCAGGCTGGACTCAGTTTGACCTTAGTCCAAGTTATCTATATTTCAGAAATGTTTCAACAGCAAACTGAATCATGTACAGCAAATCACAGGTAGAACTAGTATGTGTTCGAACTAGTGCCGGCACTTGGTGTGCCGGAACTTATATATGTTTGAACTAGTTCGGAACTGACTAGTACCGATCCCACCATGTTTAAATTAGTCCCAGCACCCGACGTACAGGCCTTGCGGCTGGTGTGCTGGCTGGGACAGATGTAGGTCCCATGCCTACGGCTGAACTAATGCCGGCAAATGGAATGCAGGTAGTAATAGTTAAAACTTGATGTTATTATGAAAAAGTGAATTCTTCATTCATAACATTAGGCTACTCTCTTTGGAATCCCCATCTGGGTTTTCCTTCCGAGGGGCTTGGCCTATGAGCTATATTGTACTCTCGAAGGAAAAGAAGGTTGAGTTTTAGTACTCATATTGGAATCTGGTTTATCCAGtcttccctttcttctcccAATATTTGAAGTGGTCGAGCAGTTGGATctgaaggggaagaaagaatttggtgttttaaaagcagAGGGATCGATTATGCTTCCTTAGATAGGAGGTTGAATTTGTCACA containing:
- the LOC103708866 gene encoding protein SCAR2-like isoform X3 — protein: MVFTEYSLNSQNPQKGPKKERQRQGTTKILSLHLLLSLSLSRSIRALLQRSDGGNVAESREEKRSQFRNLVVFVLFLSWAGEMPMIRYQIRNEYGLADPELYGAAERDDPEALLEGVTMAGLVGVLRQLGDLAEFAAEIFHNLHEEVMTTAARGHGLMLRVQQLEAEFPSIEKAFFSQTNNSSFACNDGIDWHSNIEMDQNLITRGDMPRFIMDSYEECRGPPRLFTLDKFDVAGAGACLKRYSDPSFFKMELPSSRMLEIELPREKKARKTKKGSCWKNGQTLESLLAPHANSDLQAISSDQVSEKTLRRVRLKSRHFNGMERSNERRLMEHLLEIHSSEQNILFGNSVSYSHVKVNSIDSNESAPEIHEIVVDASADLPLVGGLNPIQSPIKKEVAGLSSYELETQKIKNKELSEALHDSFGELRKTDADYLVVEEKEMSTESGYKSESSVDGDVSGEPGKSSPALQVVNQNKLLGDAEGISEGCADGYRSDDVSSELDNFVDALNTIESDIETDTESGGKADPGVFNMESHRKDSHTNKAQQVLPAQFSEPDSVDNSTKSLSSDNVFKNEITSTSDSDSTSSTVAQPTQRNMVSFDLPANSEIRLGKTYEKTTETDFEDTAKSDHGVFNVESHGKDSDSNEAQQEFQAHFPAPDFVDNSTKSLSLNNIFKNEMACVSDSDIANSSIVAQPIQRNMVSIDLLANSEIFPGKNHDRTTEDLWQNNEAMELNSLNHFASSSCVIGSTSILFSIHPQASAHESQSITGDQNDLLSSNEAPDANEATEYLDGLPLESDHLAEHVEELISEDIAETFDMPDHLSQIEYRSVGISPIISALSPAINYNASHLDGLATKLENGVQPEDIHADISSGFVEDSHDIAEEFDGSCPGTKDEDVPENIHPSDYPVELNSEDTTITLDMTNHHSQARDECTLGKVPTRFGGDSALPSNGCIGEPHESMKQDIDAYLGRSTSPTIPGLSPDISFTIQLEGSAAEMEKLVAPSEHLPCSSSSLENVEEMAKGNISMPNTLSPQLEYFSDAEEPQEFPHVVSAGFTHLYSVEETCPSDVQLQCKVPNHELIECPITVDNNLKLLDEPTECLSQENTLQAGGPTQSNDLTAENSIFNANSGNAHPSSTYSPETSGLLVQPQENSIPDDEFLYQHLVENQKTISPKDTTALDSQSTQHLTLPSSDEDQLVSAPTASDPELSILDSSNTSACRLLSDVCQTKLSGGVQEDLHSDNNEVNSVYSLESKQDFGLKALPHDGCESVEEKPPTIHFLSEPTIPLEEAASKSQVISELNVLPVHQEGEHLDPGIPTSSIDLNDEPSEQGLQHRCRDSASDGDVGELDIPPLNEAISGQVELETFVSSACSFEGISSSLASNISAVTLSPFTSFDVAILETSSQLPFEPRFDEPVSSFPLQGVEEPPPLPPLPPLEWRRGKLQLCSLSSGGNLFQPLSGTNSLMAPSPADWKHGHGLLEDEGEMVKPANPFVTMPVLEAKSSQHGLFKSDGEKMHPSRLSELPPIAGNERYQHDASFLEGKIVHPSNASVIIPVGEDEKHLSSHNAAGEVMLQPSNPFASLSVLEDDISQHPTLLQGETLQPSEDTSSQLDQLLTSLELEGSQESQHGHLSLERETVQPPNLFLVGSDIEDEKPQYGYGICGGENMQLQSSVRAPTTAPELPKLGCETSREENQSSQFDVLPTPDDENLNVKPRSICSRPRDPLIEAVAAHDRSTMRKVSEMVLPSNKPKADERDSLLEQIRNKSFNLKPAGVTKSNIKGPPTTLKVAAIIEKANAIRQAFVGSDEDNDEDSWTDS